The DNA window TTCGTCTGACAATAGTTAGGTTCACATTTAAACGGAGAAGACATTAATTCAACAAGCTCTCTCCGCTCTTTCTTCATAGCAAATACTGGCAATTCAGGCATCAAAGTTGGTTCCGAGTGATGAGATCACTATCGCCCACACACATTCAAAAGAACTCCCCCAAATGGGTGATCGTAGACATCGAATGAATCACCTATTCAGGGGAGACAGAAGGTTGGATGCGCCCAGCACGGCATCGCCCATCGCGATGAAATTCCATAAAGGGCATCAGGAGCAGGCAATTGAGACCACTAAACTTGCTATGAGCTCAACGCACAATCTATTCACATTGGAGAGACCCATGAAAATAAGACAACGAATACCGCCTAAGCTAAGCAATCTGATCGACAAAATCAGACGAAGGATTGCCTACGTCCCAGCCGTGAGCGATACGATTTCATCCATGAAAGAACTTGGAATCGATCTGAAAGAGGACAAAAAAACAACGAATAAAAGGCCTCTAGGGAAACCAACGATCAGGATCATGGATTCCGCCTTGGTCTTGCCCTCGTGATTCCTGGTTTCTATGCGTCAGTCTCGACGCTCCAACCCCCCAGCCCCGTGCAGTGACTTGAGAAACCAACAGTCACAACCACCGTGCCCTGTTTGGCCAAGAGGGTGTTCCATCTGGAGGAATCCCCAGGCCCGATAAAGCTGTTGAGCAGCAACCATTCCCGAAAGCGTTTCGAGATAAATCCAGCGATAGCCCATCACACGAGCCTGTTCCAACAAGCTCCCCATCAGGCGCCAACCAACACCCTTGCCTCTCGCTGACGGAGCTAAATACATCTTCTGCAATTCGCAAGTAGCCTCCACACCCCTTAGGGGTCCTATTCCGGCTCCGCCAAGAAGATTGGTGCCCTCCACTGCAACGAAATAAACACATCCAGAGGCGTCGTAGGTCTTGCTCATTGCATCGAGTTCTGGATCTTGCCAAGCAAAACCAGGGCGATTAGCACCAAATTCAACAAGTGCCGACCGAATCACTTTGGCCAACGCTATGTCGT is part of the Synechococcus sp. WH 8016 genome and encodes:
- a CDS encoding GNAT family N-acetyltransferase; translated protein: MIRSALVEFGANRPGFAWQDPELDAMSKTYDASGCVYFVAVEGTNLLGGAGIGPLRGVEATCELQKMYLAPSARGKGVGWRLMGSLLEQARVMGYRWIYLETLSGMVAAQQLYRAWGFLQMEHPLGQTGHGGCDCWFLKSLHGAGGLERRD